A single window of Xylocopilactobacillus apicola DNA harbors:
- a CDS encoding BspA family leucine-rich repeat surface protein — MNWRKIKRLLLLITVIAVLFVFWHVMPNVDTHADQASLHGSSSKFKTPSLNELADPFKTKGKLVSSRGNIGPQIAGTVVQTNDFHLFVNSQINSSNQPYEVLNWDSVVDSSDGYVIQRTNDAALPSNEAAWQLPPTNYGKQITILNVYPDNCNYLQTWMNQLDPATGQPVSMGLINVVPVSFADFNSNPDQYLKDAAGNYQYDGIYFGSEDGNGGNGPNNDLNATSYAATVAYGQTGRSIILGHDTVYYQHPYLMQFGPSLGLKILPGFPSWGGNVGLGSTKVKFSMNGFLNQYPYKFGLDQTLEIKFSHSSGQYYLYQGGAQRWMEYEPPFSFADEAKEINYLDENSNQVSGDNGQRIGDNNFYLVTKNNYAMIQTGHSIWNGMSACTPDEAKIIANMIYYTSTLNLSTQGEDHTVKDSAAPEMPTVAGTTDRDKATLQIKASDVGTDYFYRVKAKTASMTKYSDVVKSTITSGIKGFVYQIDDNPNGVVTPVKDANGEVTNLNLTADATGLGTINVNRADGIKKYLHVVAVDQNNNFDLTRTKTISLGDYLWWTVDSSNVLTIYPHALNWDRDLFTWLDGYGYPHQDWPWYQSFDQITKVVISPGVTVDGSIYNLFAKLKNMTTITGIEQLDTSQVTSMAGMFRDCYALTSLDVSHFDTSQVTDLSAMFSNCRVLTSLDVTHFDTRQVTNMSELFSNCLLLANLDVSNFVTSRVTSMSKMFQDCRVLPSINVTNFDTSQVTTMSQMFDSCYKVPNLDVSHFDTAKVTNMMSMFSMCRSLLSIDVTHFDTSQVTSMNGMFNFCELFTSLDVTHFNTSKVTDIGRMFGSCRKITTLDIRNFDTSQVTDMAAMFCYDIKMTDLYFDPDKFKTDQVTRMSSMFIHCESLKQLDVTKFNTAKVTQMSGMFSGCESLTELDVTHFETTHVSDMDWMFESCKNLTTIDVSHFDGNHLKKVNSMFSNCLKLTTLDLTNFNNRYSSLSGRERMFYNTPDLWKITLGPNMVIDDYIGNIGSGFPGKKINDLDHPTKKYFATSYNWQEVGPGTDPHDPKGPIITSEQLRRESVTRHDTRTYVWDQNGKQDLAVSNTLVDLGNQNFTFAGREVLSSVQYVTETDNRNSRKDLTWKVEAAVSKDLQLDTDSTKIIKGNPLWFHDTATGNKYNLTSTAQTVYNGTAGYIGTDYQDRVPVSWKLGFKTEPINIPAPGHYTGQITFTLVNVDEI; from the coding sequence ATGAATTGGCGGAAAATAAAACGACTTTTACTTTTGATAACAGTCATAGCAGTGCTTTTTGTTTTTTGGCACGTAATGCCAAATGTGGATACCCACGCTGACCAAGCCTCGCTTCATGGGAGTTCGAGTAAATTTAAGACACCGAGTTTAAATGAATTAGCGGATCCATTTAAGACCAAAGGGAAACTGGTATCCTCCAGGGGAAATATTGGTCCACAAATAGCAGGAACCGTCGTTCAAACTAATGATTTTCATTTATTTGTGAATAGTCAGATTAATAGTTCTAATCAACCATACGAGGTTTTAAATTGGGATAGTGTTGTTGATAGTTCAGATGGTTACGTGATTCAGCGGACAAATGATGCCGCTCTTCCAAGTAATGAAGCTGCCTGGCAGTTACCCCCCACTAATTATGGTAAGCAGATAACGATCCTTAACGTGTATCCGGATAATTGTAATTATTTGCAAACATGGATGAATCAACTAGACCCAGCCACGGGGCAGCCCGTTTCAATGGGGCTAATCAATGTGGTGCCGGTTTCTTTTGCAGATTTTAACAGTAACCCGGATCAATACTTAAAAGATGCTGCGGGAAACTATCAATATGACGGAATTTATTTTGGTTCAGAGGATGGCAACGGGGGGAACGGACCGAATAACGATTTGAATGCCACGTCGTATGCGGCAACGGTGGCTTACGGGCAAACTGGCCGTTCGATTATCTTAGGCCATGATACGGTTTACTATCAACATCCGTATTTGATGCAATTCGGACCCAGTTTAGGCTTAAAAATTTTACCAGGGTTTCCTAGTTGGGGCGGCAACGTTGGGTTAGGTTCAACAAAAGTCAAGTTTTCAATGAATGGCTTTTTAAACCAGTATCCGTATAAATTTGGCTTAGATCAAACGTTGGAAATAAAATTTTCTCATTCTTCGGGGCAATATTACTTGTACCAAGGAGGAGCACAGAGGTGGATGGAGTATGAGCCGCCATTTTCTTTTGCCGATGAAGCAAAGGAAATTAATTATCTCGATGAAAACAGTAATCAGGTTTCGGGCGATAATGGTCAGCGGATTGGTGATAACAACTTTTATCTGGTGACGAAAAATAATTATGCAATGATTCAAACCGGGCACTCAATTTGGAATGGGATGAGTGCATGTACCCCCGATGAAGCGAAGATTATTGCAAATATGATTTATTACACCAGTACGCTGAATCTATCTACTCAAGGCGAAGATCATACGGTTAAAGATAGTGCTGCGCCTGAGATGCCAACAGTTGCCGGAACGACCGACCGTGATAAAGCAACGCTCCAAATTAAGGCAAGTGATGTGGGAACTGATTATTTTTACCGGGTGAAGGCAAAAACGGCTTCGATGACCAAATATTCAGACGTTGTGAAATCGACGATTACAAGCGGGATCAAAGGGTTTGTTTACCAGATTGATGATAACCCTAATGGGGTGGTAACGCCGGTTAAAGATGCTAATGGAGAAGTGACTAATCTAAATTTAACGGCAGATGCAACGGGTTTAGGCACGATTAACGTTAACCGCGCGGATGGAATTAAGAAGTATTTACATGTCGTCGCTGTGGATCAGAACAATAATTTCGATCTTACCAGAACTAAAACAATTAGTTTAGGTGATTATCTCTGGTGGACGGTAGATAGCAGTAATGTCCTCACGATCTATCCCCACGCCCTGAATTGGGATCGGGACCTTTTTACCTGGCTCGATGGATACGGCTATCCACACCAAGATTGGCCGTGGTATCAGAGCTTTGATCAGATAACGAAAGTAGTAATTTCGCCGGGTGTGACGGTAGATGGATCTATTTATAATTTATTTGCAAAATTAAAAAACATGACGACGATTACCGGAATTGAACAATTAGACACGAGCCAGGTGACGAGTATGGCGGGGATGTTTCGGGATTGTTATGCGTTAACTAGCTTAGATGTCAGTCATTTCGATACCAGCCAGGTTACCGATCTGTCTGCAATGTTTAGTAATTGTCGAGTATTAACTAGTTTAGATGTAACGCATTTCGATACGCGGCAGGTGACCAATATGTCGGAGCTATTTTCTAATTGCCTTTTGTTAGCTAACTTGGATGTGAGCAATTTTGTGACGAGTCGAGTCACCAGTATGAGTAAAATGTTTCAAGATTGTCGAGTTTTGCCATCGATCAATGTGACAAATTTTGATACGTCTCAAGTGACCACGATGTCGCAGATGTTTGATAGTTGCTACAAGGTTCCTAATTTAGACGTCAGTCACTTTGACACTGCCAAAGTGACGAATATGATGTCGATGTTTAGTATGTGTCGCTCCTTATTAAGCATTGATGTGACGCATTTTGATACGAGTCAGGTGACCAGTATGAATGGGATGTTTAATTTTTGTGAATTATTCACCAGTCTTGACGTGACCCATTTTAATACCAGTAAGGTTACTGATATAGGTCGGATGTTTGGCTCTTGTCGCAAGATAACAACGCTTGATATTAGAAATTTTGATACGAGTCAGGTGACTGATATGGCTGCAATGTTTTGTTATGATATAAAAATGACGGATTTGTATTTTGATCCTGATAAATTTAAAACCGATCAGGTAACGCGAATGTCCTCCATGTTTATTCACTGTGAGTCTTTAAAACAATTAGACGTTACTAAATTCAATACTGCTAAGGTCACTCAGATGTCAGGGATGTTTAGTGGTTGTGAAAGCCTAACTGAATTAGATGTCACTCATTTCGAGACGACACATGTATCAGATATGGATTGGATGTTTGAATCATGTAAGAATTTGACAACCATTGATGTTAGTCATTTCGATGGAAACCATCTTAAAAAAGTTAATAGTATGTTTTCAAACTGTCTCAAATTAACCACTTTGGATTTAACAAATTTCAATAACCGCTATAGTTCACTGTCAGGGCGAGAAAGAATGTTCTATAATACGCCAGATCTTTGGAAGATAACGCTTGGACCAAATATGGTGATTGATGATTATATTGGTAATATCGGCAGCGGGTTTCCTGGGAAAAAAATTAATGACTTGGATCATCCGACGAAAAAATATTTCGCGACTAGTTATAATTGGCAAGAAGTGGGTCCGGGCACTGATCCTCATGATCCAAAGGGACCCATCATTACTAGTGAGCAGCTGAGAAGAGAATCGGTCACGCGCCATGATACCAGAACTTATGTTTGGGATCAAAATGGCAAGCAAGATTTAGCAGTTTCTAATACGCTTGTCGATTTGGGAAATCAAAACTTTACGTTTGCGGGCCGAGAAGTTCTAAGTTCCGTGCAATATGTCACTGAAACGGATAATCGGAATAGCCGCAAAGATTTGACTTGGAAGGTTGAAGCGGCAGTTAGTAAAGACCTGCAGCTAGATACTGATTCGACCAAAATTATTAAGGGGAATCCGTTGTGGTTTCATGATACTGCGACCGGCAACAAATATAATTTAACATCTACTGCCCAGACAGTTTATAACGGAACAGCTGGATACATTGGAACTGATTATCAGGATCGAGTTCCGGTATCGTGGAAGCTGGGCTTTAAAACCGAACCGATCAATATTCCAGCACCAGGACACTACACCGGCCAAATTACTTTTACTTTGGTTAATGTCGACGAGATTTAA
- a CDS encoding BspA family leucine-rich repeat surface protein: MVAFTGGGDLVNQKKKTNIFQPRLNIQPRDMSTVVSTGDFRLNAESKFEDGQSYVVLDWDPVVDVSDGYLVERTTDGANWMVPPTNYGKKIKILNVYPGSNNFLKSWMDQVDPNTGQPVSMGLIEVDPVSIDSFNVTPDSYLKDDNGNYKYDGIYFGSADNNDGKDLVDASVLATQRFGDTGRSVIFGHDTMFSYHTQFSRLALNLNLKLFSNFAGGVNDDRVGSTVVKFTEKMKLGYLTQFPYKLDPNAEFHIGFSHNSGQYYQYGSDTQRWMEYLPPFGVFAPSEHYLDANGVPVLGNSGDRTGDNNWYLVTKNNYSMIQTGHSTGSCSSDEAKIIANMVYFTSTLNVLPHGEDHTVKDSAAPDTPDLSLTSQNTDQINLNINSTDNKTDYYYRVKAKTPTITKYSDHVKVPVISGLKGYVYSLDDDPAGEPEITKDPTTGNITNINLNPNSNTDNQAPLTVNRSNGAGKYLHIVAVDNANNVSGTKTINLSDYFWWDYKAATKALTIYSHALNFDNDTQTGSNGLKEWPWWSSYRTLIEKVVIKPGVSSVNKLDNLFVDLNALVSIEGMENLNTDQTTSMQSFLKNCTSLKNIDVSRLGTSALTNTSEMFYNCRALEVLDLRNFDLRNVSNSSNMFWSTPSLWQLILGENTKLNSDAALANPAVETEIVDAGVTYYVTNPQWREIGSGGTVHDPKGLSQTAAQIISDSATATGIRIYVWDQQGKQTLATTGNIDFGTHRGSIREHDYMSTAQEFNITDNRNARSGKSWRIEGAVTKQFELANDTTKKISGNPIYYQSNGATTNLTSTAQTLYSGTGGSGYQDILAIPWTMSFKSQASTIPVPGQYKATITYTLVNVP; encoded by the coding sequence ATGGTAGCGTTTACAGGGGGGGGGGATTTAGTTAATCAGAAAAAGAAGACTAATATTTTTCAACCTCGTTTAAATATCCAACCTCGTGATATGTCAACGGTCGTAAGTACTGGTGATTTTAGACTCAATGCTGAAAGTAAGTTCGAAGATGGGCAAAGCTACGTCGTTTTAGATTGGGATCCAGTTGTGGATGTAAGTGACGGCTATCTCGTGGAGCGCACAACTGACGGGGCCAACTGGATGGTACCACCGACCAATTATGGAAAAAAGATCAAAATATTAAACGTCTATCCAGGAAGTAATAATTTTTTGAAATCTTGGATGGATCAAGTGGATCCTAATACGGGACAGCCGGTTTCAATGGGATTGATTGAGGTAGATCCGGTATCCATTGATAGTTTTAACGTTACTCCAGATTCCTATTTAAAAGATGATAATGGTAATTATAAGTATGATGGGATTTATTTTGGTTCAGCCGATAATAACGATGGTAAAGATTTAGTAGATGCGTCGGTTCTTGCGACACAAAGATTTGGTGATACTGGTCGATCTGTAATTTTCGGTCATGATACAATGTTCTCTTATCATACTCAGTTTTCTAGATTAGCGTTAAATTTAAATTTGAAATTGTTCTCCAATTTTGCTGGTGGAGTTAATGACGATCGGGTGGGGTCAACAGTTGTTAAATTTACCGAAAAAATGAAACTGGGTTATTTGACCCAATTCCCGTACAAACTTGATCCTAATGCAGAGTTTCACATTGGATTCTCTCATAATAGTGGACAGTATTATCAATATGGTAGTGATACTCAAAGGTGGATGGAATATTTACCACCGTTTGGTGTTTTTGCACCATCAGAACATTATTTAGATGCAAACGGAGTGCCGGTTTTAGGAAACTCTGGCGATCGAACTGGAGATAACAATTGGTATTTGGTCACCAAAAATAATTATTCAATGATTCAAACTGGGCATAGCACGGGTTCGTGTTCATCTGACGAAGCCAAAATTATTGCTAATATGGTTTATTTTACCAGCACTCTAAATGTGTTGCCGCACGGCGAGGATCATACGGTCAAAGATTCTGCTGCGCCAGACACACCAGATTTATCACTAACTTCTCAAAACACTGATCAGATTAACTTGAACATTAATTCTACTGACAATAAAACTGATTACTATTATCGGGTTAAAGCTAAGACGCCAACGATTACGAAATATTCTGATCATGTGAAAGTTCCTGTTATCAGTGGACTGAAAGGATATGTATATTCTTTAGATGATGATCCAGCAGGCGAGCCAGAGATAACTAAAGATCCGACAACCGGAAACATCACTAACATTAATTTAAATCCAAACTCTAATACTGATAATCAAGCGCCACTGACTGTTAATCGTTCAAATGGAGCAGGAAAATACCTGCATATTGTGGCGGTTGATAACGCTAATAATGTTTCAGGTACTAAAACAATCAATTTAAGTGATTATTTCTGGTGGGATTATAAAGCGGCGACAAAAGCTCTGACCATTTATTCTCATGCTCTAAATTTTGATAATGATACCCAAACAGGATCTAATGGCTTAAAAGAGTGGCCTTGGTGGAGTAGCTATCGAACTTTGATCGAAAAGGTTGTGATAAAACCAGGGGTGTCTTCCGTTAATAAATTAGATAATCTTTTCGTGGATTTAAATGCTTTGGTCTCAATTGAGGGAATGGAAAATCTTAATACTGATCAAACTACCAGCATGCAAAGTTTCTTAAAAAACTGCACGTCTTTGAAAAATATCGATGTGAGTCGTTTGGGGACAAGTGCACTAACGAATACATCTGAGATGTTTTACAATTGTCGAGCACTCGAAGTTTTAGATCTTAGAAATTTTGATTTGAGAAATGTTAGTAATAGTTCCAATATGTTTTGGAGTACGCCTTCTCTTTGGCAGTTAATCCTAGGGGAAAATACAAAACTTAATTCTGATGCGGCGTTAGCTAATCCAGCTGTTGAAACAGAGATTGTAGACGCAGGCGTGACGTATTATGTGACGAATCCGCAGTGGCGTGAAATTGGATCAGGAGGAACGGTTCACGATCCAAAAGGATTGTCCCAAACTGCTGCTCAGATTATAAGTGATTCAGCGACAGCCACCGGAATACGAATTTATGTTTGGGATCAACAGGGTAAGCAAACCCTAGCGACCACCGGCAATATTGATTTTGGTACCCATCGGGGCTCAATTCGGGAGCATGATTACATGAGTACAGCGCAGGAATTCAACATCACTGATAATCGGAATGCACGTAGCGGTAAGTCTTGGCGTATTGAAGGAGCCGTAACGAAGCAATTCGAACTTGCAAATGACACCACCAAGAAAATTTCAGGTAATCCAATTTACTATCAAAGTAATGGGGCGACAACTAACCTTACGTCAACGGCTCAAACGCTATATAGCGGAACGGGGGGTAGTGGCTATCAAGATATACTGGCGATTCCTTGGACTATGAGTTTTAAGTCTCAAGCAAGTACTATCCCAGTCCCGGGTCAATATAAAGCGACAATCACATATACTTTAGTCAATGTTCCGTAA
- the clpB gene encoding ATP-dependent chaperone ClpB gives MDQNKFTNTLNEAIQAAQQLAIENQNYEIDVPHLIKAIMEQDDSLGATIFSGEKIDNEVISAELAQEIANLPKVSGSNSNYGQTISRDLLNLFTEAQKIAKTYGDEFVAVDTVLLALFNLRQLAFTKFLEGRGLNQTKMKKIVEDLRGGSKITSQDAEKNYKALEKYGTNMIAAARKGNADPIIGRDAEIMNVIRVLSRKTKNNPILIGDPGVGKTAIVEGLVQRMVNGDVPDNLKDKIVYNLDMGALIAGAKYRGEFEERLQAVLKEVKKADGRIILFIDEIHNIVGAGKTEGSMDAGNLLKPMLARGELRLIGATTLDEYRLYIEKDKALERRFQRVTVDEPTVEDTISILRGLRERFEVYHGVRIHDSALVAAATLSNRYITDRYLPDKAIDLVDEASANINVEMHSVPEELDESNRKLIQLQIEEESLKKETDKASEIRLADTKKAIAEAKEENNKLKARWDQELKSINSLNEKKKQIEKARHDLQEAQNRSDFEMAAKIQHGTLPELERELEEDESNSKNHTDWMVDESVTENEIAEVISRQTGIPISKLVQSDREKLLHLEDDLKKQVIGQDEAIKVVSDAIIRSRAGIQDPDRPLGSFIFLGPTGVGKTQLAKSLAELLFDSEKHMVRIDMSEYMEKESVSRLIGAAPGYIGYEEGGQLTEAVKRNPYTIILLDEIEKAHPDVFNVLLQVLDDGRLTDGKGQTVDFKNTLIIMTSNLGADLILDQQQKESGEELHQQLMNIMRAHFKPEFLNRVDAILEFNALSEDDVVRIVSIDMQDLKNRLKDQRIELEVTPAVLEWIGKSSYDPSFGARPVQRFIKNNVETPLAKEIIAGKVLPDTKVTAELNDKELVFVSK, from the coding sequence ATGGACCAGAATAAATTTACTAATACATTAAATGAAGCGATTCAGGCAGCACAACAATTAGCAATTGAAAACCAAAACTACGAAATCGATGTCCCACACTTAATTAAAGCTATTATGGAGCAAGACGACTCATTGGGAGCGACGATCTTTAGCGGCGAGAAAATTGATAATGAGGTTATATCCGCGGAGTTGGCACAAGAAATTGCCAATCTTCCTAAAGTCTCTGGCAGTAATTCAAATTACGGTCAAACGATCTCGCGGGATTTACTCAATCTTTTCACTGAAGCTCAGAAAATCGCCAAGACTTATGGAGACGAGTTTGTGGCGGTGGATACAGTCCTTTTGGCTTTATTCAATTTGCGCCAGCTAGCTTTTACCAAGTTCTTGGAAGGCCGTGGACTAAATCAGACTAAGATGAAGAAAATTGTTGAAGATCTTAGAGGCGGCAGTAAGATTACAAGCCAAGATGCTGAGAAAAATTACAAGGCGCTAGAGAAATATGGTACCAATATGATCGCAGCAGCTCGCAAAGGAAACGCGGATCCAATTATTGGGCGTGATGCGGAAATTATGAACGTGATTCGGGTACTTTCTCGCAAGACGAAGAATAATCCAATTTTAATCGGGGATCCGGGAGTTGGAAAAACGGCGATCGTTGAAGGTTTAGTTCAGCGGATGGTGAACGGCGATGTACCAGATAATTTGAAAGATAAAATTGTTTACAACCTTGATATGGGAGCACTCATTGCAGGAGCTAAGTATCGTGGTGAGTTTGAAGAACGTCTGCAGGCGGTTTTAAAAGAAGTCAAAAAAGCTGACGGACGAATCATTCTTTTTATCGACGAAATTCACAATATTGTTGGTGCGGGCAAAACCGAAGGCAGTATGGATGCAGGAAATCTCTTAAAACCAATGCTGGCCCGCGGCGAGCTGCGCTTAATTGGAGCTACGACGCTTGATGAATATCGGCTTTACATCGAAAAAGATAAGGCGCTAGAGCGAAGATTCCAACGAGTTACAGTTGATGAACCAACCGTTGAAGACACAATTAGTATTTTGCGGGGGTTAAGAGAGCGGTTTGAAGTTTATCATGGCGTTAGAATCCATGATAGTGCGTTGGTTGCTGCGGCAACTCTTTCCAATCGTTATATTACCGATCGATATTTGCCCGACAAGGCAATTGATCTAGTGGACGAGGCGAGTGCTAATATCAACGTTGAGATGCACTCCGTGCCCGAAGAGCTTGATGAGAGTAACCGCAAATTGATTCAACTGCAAATCGAAGAGGAATCTTTGAAGAAGGAAACTGATAAGGCTTCGGAAATTCGGTTGGCTGATACCAAAAAGGCGATCGCCGAAGCGAAAGAAGAGAATAACAAGCTGAAAGCGCGCTGGGATCAAGAGTTGAAATCGATTAATAGCTTAAATGAAAAGAAGAAGCAAATCGAAAAAGCACGTCATGATCTGCAAGAAGCTCAAAATCGAAGTGATTTTGAAATGGCGGCGAAAATTCAGCACGGAACTTTGCCTGAATTAGAACGCGAACTTGAAGAAGACGAAAGCAACTCGAAGAATCATACTGACTGGATGGTTGACGAATCGGTGACGGAAAATGAGATTGCTGAAGTAATTAGTCGACAAACGGGAATTCCGATCTCCAAATTAGTTCAAAGTGATCGGGAGAAGCTTTTGCACCTTGAAGATGATTTGAAGAAACAAGTGATCGGGCAAGACGAAGCAATCAAAGTCGTATCTGATGCTATTATTCGGTCTCGGGCAGGAATTCAAGATCCTGATCGACCGTTGGGCAGTTTTATTTTCCTAGGACCAACAGGAGTTGGTAAGACTCAGCTTGCTAAAAGTTTAGCTGAATTGTTATTTGATTCTGAGAAACACATGGTCAGAATTGACATGAGTGAGTACATGGAGAAAGAGTCGGTCTCACGTTTGATCGGAGCAGCACCAGGATATATTGGTTACGAGGAAGGTGGCCAGTTAACCGAAGCGGTTAAACGCAATCCTTATACGATCATTTTGCTGGACGAAATTGAGAAAGCTCACCCGGATGTCTTCAATGTCTTACTGCAAGTACTTGATGATGGCCGTTTAACTGATGGTAAAGGTCAGACTGTTGATTTCAAGAATACTTTAATTATTATGACCAGTAATTTAGGCGCAGATTTGATTTTGGATCAACAGCAAAAAGAATCAGGCGAAGAACTACATCAGCAGTTAATGAACATCATGAGAGCACATTTTAAGCCAGAGTTCTTAAACCGGGTGGATGCAATCTTAGAGTTCAATGCTTTAAGTGAAGACGATGTAGTCAGAATTGTTAGCATCGATATGCAAGATCTCAAGAACCGTTTGAAAGATCAGCGGATCGAATTGGAAGTAACTCCTGCTGTCTTGGAATGGATTGGCAAGAGTTCTTACGATCCAAGCTTTGGTGCCCGTCCGGTGCAAAGATTTATTAAGAACAACGTGGAAACTCCGCTTGCTAAAGAAATTATCGCAGGTAAGGTGCTACCAGATACAAAGGTTACCGCAGAACTCAATGATAAAGAGTTGGTTTTTGTAAGTAAATAA
- a CDS encoding SDR family NAD(P)-dependent oxidoreductase codes for MAKRVVIVTGATSGIGFVVAKLLVQRHYFVVMVGRSSERLLQSQAKIDPKRESSEIMSCDLSQQKAIKRLVQIVSDKYIVTALINLAGSGHFKTVLETSDDEIAQTFAANTLGLIYLTKGIAALMVAQGFGQIINVASMAGKLTTPKATIYGSSKAAVIAFSNGLRLELRSKGVKVSTVNTGPVATPFLTKADPSGNYEHSVAPYLLSSKVVAKKIASLLERYQREVNLPWYMEAAAKFYPFVPHLGDYLAGVVFNKK; via the coding sequence ATGGCTAAAAGAGTAGTTATTGTGACGGGCGCAACTTCGGGAATCGGATTTGTTGTAGCGAAACTTTTGGTCCAAAGACATTATTTTGTAGTGATGGTCGGACGCAGTTCTGAACGACTTTTGCAATCACAAGCCAAAATTGATCCTAAGCGTGAATCATCTGAAATTATGAGCTGTGATTTGTCGCAGCAAAAAGCCATTAAACGTTTGGTGCAGATAGTTTCCGATAAATATATAGTCACAGCCTTAATCAATCTTGCCGGAAGCGGACATTTTAAAACCGTCCTTGAGACAAGTGATGATGAGATCGCTCAGACTTTTGCAGCAAATACGTTAGGACTGATCTATCTGACAAAGGGAATTGCAGCGCTAATGGTAGCTCAGGGCTTTGGTCAGATCATTAATGTTGCTTCAATGGCGGGCAAGCTTACAACGCCCAAAGCGACGATTTATGGGAGTTCAAAAGCGGCAGTGATTGCTTTTTCTAATGGCTTGCGCCTTGAACTTCGAAGTAAGGGAGTGAAGGTGTCGACGGTCAACACTGGTCCAGTTGCAACACCATTTCTCACCAAAGCTGACCCGAGCGGCAATTATGAACATTCAGTTGCACCTTATCTTTTGAGCTCAAAAGTCGTGGCAAAGAAAATAGCGTCCCTACTGGAACGCTATCAGCGTGAAGTAAATCTGCCATGGTACATGGAAGCGGCAGCTAAGTTTTATCCCTTTGTACCGCATCTGGGCGACTATTTGGCAGGCGTAGTTTTTAACAAAAAGTGA
- a CDS encoding magnesium transporter CorA family protein → MIKTENSYSNFEWIQIINPSDEEIGQVRADYNLSWEMIQYATDNFESPRYDHYEDTDLVIVNGIAEKVKKGVKIQPIAFFIQNSTRLITFTNYATSQMLSDIIQKMPEGYKESIPPEKMQPFDLVLNAFYNLTAQYLDALSEVERKRNLLQSELYHKRNSEYLSELLNVKVELIYYLSALEKNRATLQQFRKEYQQKIDTPEIKYLRDIEIEMKQALDMANISTKIMNLLSDAYENIVNNKTNRSMSILTVASIVLAIPAIIVGFFGMNVTLPGEEEASAWLLITIGTILLMFWVYIILKKRGFFN, encoded by the coding sequence ATGATAAAAACAGAAAATAGTTATTCAAACTTCGAATGGATTCAAATCATTAACCCGAGCGACGAAGAAATTGGCCAAGTGAGAGCTGATTACAACCTCAGTTGGGAAATGATTCAATATGCAACAGATAATTTTGAGTCGCCGCGCTACGATCATTATGAAGATACTGATCTGGTGATCGTAAACGGGATTGCTGAAAAAGTTAAAAAAGGAGTGAAAATTCAACCAATTGCCTTTTTCATTCAGAATTCCACGCGGCTCATTACTTTTACTAACTACGCAACTAGCCAGATGCTCTCTGACATCATTCAAAAAATGCCCGAGGGTTATAAAGAGTCCATCCCACCTGAAAAAATGCAACCTTTCGATTTGGTTTTAAATGCCTTTTACAATCTGACAGCTCAATATTTAGATGCTCTTTCAGAGGTGGAGCGAAAACGCAACCTCCTGCAAAGCGAACTCTATCATAAACGCAATAGCGAATACTTAAGCGAGCTGCTAAATGTCAAAGTTGAACTTATTTATTATTTAAGTGCGCTCGAAAAAAATCGCGCAACGTTGCAGCAATTTCGAAAAGAATATCAACAAAAAATCGATACCCCCGAGATTAAATATCTAAGAGATATCGAAATTGAAATGAAGCAAGCTTTAGATATGGCCAATATTTCAACCAAGATCATGAATTTGCTTTCCGACGCTTACGAAAATATTGTAAACAACAAAACCAATCGTTCAATGAGCATTCTCACTGTTGCCTCAATTGTTCTGGCAATTCCTGCGATTATCGTCGGATTTTTCGGCATGAACGTCACTTTACCAGGAGAAGAGGAAGCCTCTGCCTGGCTTTTGATCACAATTGGCACGATCCTTTTGATGTTTTGGGTCTATATTATCCTGAAAAAGCGCGGATTCTTTAACTGA